The following proteins are co-located in the Streptomyces bottropensis ATCC 25435 genome:
- a CDS encoding VTC domain-containing protein: protein MTALDSVAHVVGALRPIGLDELVDRAELLTRLDRKYMLPLTDLPLVVGGLVGGGLSRSGAVEAEAGGAQVLEVDGERRFAYRSVYFDTPEMDGYLGAARGRRRRFKLRVRTYLASGRHFLEVKTRGPRGTTVKQRVPYDGEPGRLTPEARAYADDVLGEAGIDARGLRLVPALTTRYLRTTLFLLDSGSRVTVDTGLTWALPDGTALRTPGRTIVETKSGRAGSGADRLLWSLGHRPCPVSKYGTGLAALRPDLPANRWLPVLRRHFPTAPAPNGSPA from the coding sequence ATGACGGCCCTGGACTCCGTCGCCCACGTGGTCGGGGCGCTGCGACCCATCGGCCTCGACGAACTCGTGGACCGCGCCGAACTGCTCACCCGCCTGGACCGCAAGTACATGCTGCCCCTCACCGACCTGCCCCTCGTGGTCGGCGGGCTGGTCGGCGGGGGTCTCTCACGGTCGGGCGCGGTCGAGGCCGAGGCCGGGGGAGCCCAGGTCCTGGAGGTCGACGGCGAACGGCGGTTCGCGTACCGGTCCGTGTACTTCGACACCCCGGAGATGGACGGCTATCTGGGTGCGGCCCGCGGTCGTCGGCGCCGTTTCAAACTGCGCGTCCGGACCTACCTGGCGTCCGGCCGGCACTTCCTGGAGGTCAAGACGCGTGGCCCGCGCGGCACCACCGTCAAGCAGCGCGTCCCGTATGACGGGGAACCCGGGCGGCTGACCCCCGAGGCCCGCGCGTACGCCGACGACGTCCTGGGCGAGGCCGGCATCGACGCCCGCGGCCTCCGCCTGGTGCCCGCGCTCACCACGCGCTACCTCCGCACGACCCTCTTTCTGCTGGACAGCGGCAGCCGGGTCACCGTCGACACCGGCCTGACCTGGGCACTGCCCGACGGCACCGCACTGCGCACGCCCGGACGGACCATCGTCGAGACCAAGTCCGGGCGCGCGGGCTCCGGCGCCGACCGGCTGCTGTGGTCGCTCGGACACCGGCCCTGCCCGGTCTCCAAGTACGGCACCGGGCTCGCCGCGCTCCGGCCCGACCTGCCCGCCAACCGCTGGCTGCCCGTCCTGCGGCGCCACTTCCCCACCGCACCTGCCCCGAACGGGAGCCCCGCATGA
- a CDS encoding DUF4956 domain-containing protein — protein sequence MDQTLLVVADLAAISVLTFTVYFPRHHRRDLVAAFLGVNVGVLAVAMTLSSSSVGIGLGMGLFGVLSIIRLRSDEIAHHEIAYYFAALALGLLAGLPQEVDVLSALLMTLIVATLYVGDHPKLFGRHRQRSLRLDAAYTNEDALRAHLEILLGGRVVNLSVQNVDLVNDMTLVDVRYVVTGTGTRAPREAVHPAGQEQGVRA from the coding sequence ATGGACCAGACCCTTCTCGTGGTCGCCGATCTGGCCGCCATCTCCGTACTGACCTTCACGGTCTACTTCCCGCGCCACCACCGCCGCGACCTCGTCGCCGCCTTCCTCGGCGTCAACGTCGGTGTCCTCGCGGTCGCGATGACGCTCAGCTCCTCGTCGGTCGGCATCGGCCTCGGGATGGGGCTGTTCGGCGTCCTGTCGATCATCCGGCTGCGGTCCGACGAGATCGCGCACCACGAGATCGCCTACTACTTCGCCGCGCTCGCCCTCGGACTGCTGGCCGGGCTGCCGCAGGAGGTCGACGTCCTGTCGGCCCTCCTCATGACGCTGATCGTCGCCACGTTGTACGTCGGCGATCACCCGAAACTCTTCGGCCGCCACCGGCAGCGCAGCCTGCGCCTCGACGCCGCGTACACCAACGAGGACGCCCTGCGCGCGCACCTCGAAATACTGCTGGGCGGGCGGGTGGTGAACCTGTCCGTGCAGAACGTCGACCTGGTCAACGACATGACGCTGGTGGACGTCCGGTACGTCGTCACCGGCACGGGAACGCGCGCGCCGAGGGAGGCCGTGCACCCGGCCGGGCAGGAACAGGGGGTGCGCGCATGA